Below is a genomic region from Candidatus Saccharimonadia bacterium.
ACCGCCTCCATTGCGAGGCCCATGTGTCCGTACATCCACTGAAGCACCACGGCACAGGCCTGCTCCGGCGAGAGCGGATCAGTGTCCAGGATCCCGAAGCCCTCAGACAGATCCTGCGGAAGCCGCAACGAGCCCCTCGCGCGCCAATCCTGGCGGTCGCGGCGCCTCACTGCCCTCTGGCTCCGTCGAGCCCGCAGCGCCGCGACCCGAGGCGACACTCCGAGGCACATCGTGAGCCATGCCTCAGGGAAGTCCTGGCGGAACCGCCCATCGACGAGCACGATGCCGTCATAGCCGGCGGCGAATTCGGCCACCAGCGTACGGACATACTCACCTACCAGCCGATCGCCGCGCCACTTCGCCACCGCGACAGCGCTTGCTCGATTCGAGCAAGGGTCCGGCAAAAGCTGTCCGGCCCCCCGGCAGAG
It encodes:
- a CDS encoding ATP-binding protein, giving the protein MICVRADYGNVVLFIGPNGAGKTTTARGVAQHLQQVGAAAVVVSIEILHRAVVGWACRDSVSRGSGPMRRRRLRSYRSSELVALARQAGMHIGPDGDLCRGAGQLLPDPCSNRASAVAVAKWRGDRLVGEYVRTLVAEFAAGYDGIVLVDGRFRQDFPEAWLTMCLGVSPRVAALRARRSQRAVRRRDRQDWRARGSLRLPQDLSEGFGILDTDPLSPEQACAVVLQWMYGHMGLAMEAV